The Roseofilum reptotaenium CS-1145 genome contains the following window.
GCGGAAAGCTCTTTCTTGCCATAATGCCCAGAGTATTGAACTCTGAGGCAAGCCATGAATCGAATAGAAGAACGGACTGTAGATATCCTCGTTGTTGGTGGGGGAACAGGGGGCACTTGCGCCGCCATTCAAGCTGCTCGGCGGGGCGCTCAAACCCTTCTAGTTAGTGAATTTCCCTGGTTAGGGGGTATGTTAACCGCAGCCGGAGTATCTGCACCGGATGGTAGCGAATTGGCAGCCTTTCAAACAGGAATGTGGGGGGCATTGGTGCGGGAATTAACTCAGAAACAACCGGGAGGATTAGACCATAATTGGGTGAGTTTATTTGGCTTTAATCCCCAGATAGGGGCACAAATTTTCCAGGACTGGGTGGATGCACTGCCTAACCTAGACTGGATTTGGGGACAAACGCCGTTAGAAGTGTATCGAAATGGCAACTGCGTTACCGGTGTTCGGTTTCAAAGCTTGCGGGTAAATGCCACTCTTACGCTAGATGGAACTGAACTGGGCGATTTACTCGCCTTAGCCGATATTCCCCATCGTTGGGGTTGGGAACTGCAAGCTGAATGGGGAGAACCGAGCGCTCCTCAAGAAGCTAACGAACTGACGCAACGCTATCCGGTACAAACTCCCACTTGGGTGATTCACCTACAAGATTATGGAGAAGGAGTCAGTGCCCCAGATATTCCCGGTTCTGTCACAGAATCAGTGTTTGCGGGAGCATGGGAAAATCATGGGGTAGAGAAATTCTTAAGTTATGGCCGTTTACCGAATGGCACGATGATGATTAATTGGCCGATTCAGGGAAATGATTATGGCATCAATCTAAATCGCCTGATTGAATCCCCTGAAAACCAATTTACCCTCTTACAAGAAGCTTTAGAGTATAGTCTTAACTTTGGGCGCACGATTCAAGCCCAATTGGGACAACGCTACGGGTTAGCGGTTAATCAATTTCCCGTCCTCGATTCCACTATCTCTCCTCGCTCTGCGCTCCTTCCCCAGTTCCAGCAAGGAGTCGCCCTTTATCCCTATTTTCGAGAAAGTCGCAGACTCAAAGGACAAATTACGCTGCGAGAACAAGATATTTTACCCCAACCGGACGGAAATGTGGCTCAATTACCCAGAGATGAAACTGGAGCCATTAATAGTATTGTCATTGGCAACTATCCTAACGACCATCATTATCCAGGAGTTGACTTCCGTCTGGCTCCCAAGTCCCTACGCTGGGGGGGGCGGTGGACGGGAACTCCGTTTACACTTCCCTATGGCTGTTTAGTTCCAGAGGAAATTACTGGATTTCTGGTCTGCGAAAAGAATATTTCTGTCTCTCATATTGCCAATGGAGCCAGCCGCTTGCAACCGGTGGTGATGAATATCGGTCAAGCCGCAGGAATGGCAGCAGCTCTCTGTATTGAACGCCGGGAAGACCCCCACAATTTACCGGTGCGAGTTTTACAATCAGCTCTATTAACGGATAAAAGTGCCCCAGCAGCCGTTATTCCCTGTTTTAATCTTACCCATCGCTCTCCAGATTGGCAAACCTGGCAATTCCATTATTTAGAGCATGGAGAGAAGTATCCAAAAACTGGCTATGCTCCCCATACTTTTTCCCCAGTTGATTTAGGAACAAGTTGTACTGACGGGTTAGAGGTATCAGGACTGTTTAAGCGATTAGAGGAACAAAGCTATCAATTACAGGTCAATGCCCCTGCCCAATGGGGGGGAAGTACCTGGCGATTGATTACTACTGAACCCCTAGTTAATGATGCTTTCGAGGGTCTGGAGGATCAACAACAGATTTGCCTGCGCGGACGCATGAACTCAGCCGGGGGTTGGATAATTGTGGAAGAAATTACGGACGTTTTTAGTTGATAAACTTCCACAGTTTATCCGGATGCACTAGGGAAACCGATGAGAAGTAAAACAGTTACTTCAAGACAGATGTTTCCCATGCGTACCAACAACTCCATTAAAATTAATCGTTTTCTGTTTTTGTCCGTGGTTATTGGTTCGATAGGTTGGGTTAACTTGCAAACCAGTCCTAAGGTTGCTTCCTATTCCAATCAATCTTCCCAATATGTAGAAGAGAGTCAAACTCATCGCGGAAGCGGACGGTGTGATGATACGGAGTGCCCTTCCTCCCAATCCTTTGATAGCATGAAAACTGCTCGTCGAGGCAGTGGACGGATTGACTCTAATCAAACCAGTTAAGAGTTGAGTAGGATAGAATATTTTCTAGTCCTGTATCTCTAAATACAATGATGATCAGCTTTAGATTCTCTCCTCCCCCATAACCCTGAAGTTAATGGGGGATATTTTTGTTGCTGGAGAGACAGGTTAACATCCTCTTTTGACCAGATTCTTCACGGCTAAGTCCTCAACCACTATCGTTTGGTTTTCGCGCACCAGTTGAGTCGTTAGCTTATGTACAAGACTTTCTCACATTGTAGTACCTAATATGTAATTGTGGTAGCCTATGTTTAGTCAAGCTGCCCTTCCAGGGCGGGGTTTCCGACCCAATTTTTCTGATGATTAAGGTTTTACATCTATCGGATATCCATTTGGGGAGTGGGTTAACTCATGGAAGAGTGAACCCAAAAACAGGTTTAAATACCCGTTTGGAGGATTTTATCAGGAGTTTGTCCTACTGTATCGATCGCGCGATCGCCGAACCCGTCGATTTAGTCTTATTTGGCGGCGATGCTTTCCCTGATGCTACGCCTCCTCCCTATGTCAGTCAAGCGTTTGCTGGGCAATTTTATCGTCTAGTGGAGGCAAATATTCCGACGGTATTATTGGTGGGTAATCATGATCAACATGCCCAAGGAAAAGGGGGGGCGAGTTTATCGATTTACCAAACGTTGGGGGTTCCAGGGTTTATTGTGGGCGATCGCCTAGCTTTACACCAGATTACCACTGCCCATGGCCCCATTCAAGTGATTACCCTCCCCTGGTTAACTCGTTCGAGTTTATTTACTCGTCCAGAAACCCAAGAATTATCCCTTTCAGAAATTAATCATCAATTAATCGACCGGTTGCGAACTGCCCTTGAAGCGCAAATTCGCCGTCTGAATCGAGATCTTCCCACGATTCTTTTAGCCCATGTGATGGTCGATAATGCCCACTATGGTGCAGAGCGGTTTTTAGCTGTTGGCAAGGGTTTTACTATACCCTTATCTATCTTGGCGCGTCCTTGTTTTGATTATGTAGCCCTCGGTCACGTTCACAAACATCAAATCCTCTGCGAGCATCCACCCGTTGTCTATCCTGGCAGTATTGAACGGGTGGATTTTAGCGAAGAAAAAGAACAGAAGGGTTATATTTTAGTGGAAGTGGATAAAGGACAGGCAAATTTAGAATTTTCACCCTTATCTGTGCGCTCGTTTAAGACGATTAAAGTTGATCTGAGTCAGGCAGAAGATCCCCAAGAGAAACTGATTCATACCTTAGAAAAATCTTCCCTTCAAGATGCCGTGGTACGATTGATTTATCAGATTCGTTCCGAACAATTAGATTTAATCGATTCCCAGCAACTTCACGAACGGCTAGACGTGACCCATAGTTATACGATCCAACCCGAATTAGTCAGTCAACTCTCCCGCACTCGACTTCCGGAATTAGGCCAAGGAAAGGAAGTCGATCCCTTATCCGCTCTGCAAGCTTATTTAGATAATCGGGAAGATTTACAAGAATTAGCCCCACAAATGCTAGACGCGGCACAAGAGTTATTGATTTCTAGCAATATTGTAGATTCCTAGAGGAGAGTTAGATACTCGATTCCCTAAAGACAACCGGTTTTTCAGGGAGAGTAATCCTTTAGAAATTACTGATTATTTGTGGATTCGCAATAGCGACGTTTGGCTCGTTCTTCCCTTGCTCTTTGAAAGTCTAATGTATTCAGATCGACGGGTTTTCGCATCTGTTCTGGGGTTTCTGGATCGCCTTGGTAAATTGTTGCCCCATCGGGCATTTTAGCCCCATTGAGTTTAATCCGATTGTCAACTATCGCCCCCGTAAAATCAGCTCCGGTTAAGTCAGTATTTCTTAAATCTGCACCTCGCAGATCGACCCCTTGTAATTTAGCATCTACAAAGTTAGACCATTGAAATTTTCCCTCTTGTAAATTAGCATTACTTAAATCAGCACAAGTAAAATAAGCACCTTCAAAGTTACTGTTACTTAAGTTGGCATTCATTAAGCGAGATTGCCTGAGTTGAGAACCTTTAACGGTTCTGCCGGTAATGTTGCTTAAATCAGCGTTAATCAGATCGCATCCTTGACAGGTGCGACCTCCATTCAGGAGTCGAGTAACGTGATCGGGATTAGCCGCGATCGCTACAGTGGTAAATCCGATACTTACCCCAAGCGCGATCGCTAATGTCTTTTTGAGTTTGATCATGGTAACTGAAATCCTTGAAGAAACTACAATAAAGGAACTGAGCATTATGAAAACAATTATACAAAATCAAACCCGGGTTTTCAAATTAAAAAAAGGTTAATTTTTTCTGGCTCGATGATAGAATAATTCCACCTGAACTCAGAAGAAAAAATACTAGATGTATTATCAAAACCCCTTGATTTTAAGCCTCCCCACTGGGTCTCCGAGTCCTGAACCCTTACCAGAACCCGTAAATCTAGTCTCTCACCAGGGTCAAACGATTGTTTATATCGGTATTTTTTTATTGATTGTCACGCTCATTATTATTGTGGGCATGATCAATCAAAAGATAGAAAAAGCGCTGATTATCTCAGTTCTACTAAGTTTAATTTTGATTCCCATATTATGGTTGATATAACCGGTCAAAATTAAAAACTAGATTACAATAGAACGGAAAATAGTTTTTGTTGCTGCTTTGAGTATAGCGCTTCGCGCTAGGCACTCTAGCAATAGACACTCTAGCAATAGCTTGCATTGCTTAGGGTTTAAGGCTTCAAGCTGTACTCCATAGAAAAGAGAATCGCTGTACTCACGAATTGTCATGACTTTAATCAAAGTTCCCCAAATCTGGGATATACCCGATCGCCAGATCACCCCAGAGTCCGTATTCATGAATCGTCGGAAATTGCTCAAGGGACTGATGGGAGCCGGCATTACCGCCAGTTTGCTCCCATTAACCGCTTGTGGTCAGCAAAATCAATCGAGCAATATGGGATCGGGTTATACTACGCCAGAGGCGATCGCTCAAAATCCAAAGTTTCTCAAGGGAGATTTGGAGATTACTCCCCAATCCCTTTCTTCTAAATACAATAACTTTTACGAATTTGGCACCACCAAATCGATTCAGCAAGCAGCCCAAGCTTTGCCCACAGAAAACTGGAAAGTAGAAGTTGGAGGATTGGTGAAAAATCCCCAAACCTATGATATGGACGATCTGCGAAATAAATTTGAAACAGAAGAGCGCGTCTATAGATTTCGATGTGTGGAAGCTTGGGCAATGGTTGTACCTTGGTTAGGGTTCCCCATGCGCAAACTGATCGAAGCGGTTGAACCCACATCTGAGGCTAAATTTGTGCGATTTACCTCTTGGTATGATAAACAAATTAGTACCGGCCCCTCTGGGAATCTGTTTTCGCCTCTTCCCTGGCCCTATACGGAAGGATTGCGAATTGAGGAAATGGCCAATGAATTAGCCTTTTTTGCCACAGGAATTTATGGTCAAGACTTACCCAAACAGCACGGCGCTCCCATTCGTCAAGTGATTCCTTGGAAATATGGCTTTAAGGGAGCAAAATCGATTGTCAAAATTGAATTTCTGGACACTCAACCGGCAACGTTTTGGAATACGATCGATGCAAAGGAATATGATTTTGAAGCCAATGTAAATCCGGATAAACCCCATCCCCGATGGTCTCAAGCGACGGAACGGCTCATTAGTGATGGATCTGCGTTCAGTTGGCCCAGACAACCGACCCTACACTATAACGGCTATGGGGAATGGGTGGCTCATTTATATGGTTAAGCCTATGCTTTAAAAAGTGTGAGCATCAAACTTAACCATTAACAGGTGATGAGGAGTGAAAACTAAATATTGGAGATTAAGAGGACTAGGGGCGATCGCCAGCCTAGTCCTATGGGTGTTGCCTGCTTTGGCGGAGCTACCCCGCGATAAAGTTATAGCCCTAGTCGAAGCTCTGCGAGTATCTGCCCCCCAAGGGCAAACCGCAGAAACTCTCTATGGCCCATGGAAAATTAGAGCCAACAACATTACCCGATGGTCTCAATGGTGTCTGGGGGAAACCGTAACCCCAGAAGCCTTTGCCGCCAATATAGATCAAACCAGAACCGTTTTGGTTTGTATTGTTGGGGATGTTCTAGCTGAAGAATATGACACAAGTGCCCAAGATGAAGACCGTGCCATCCGCAGAACAGCAGCTTGGTGGGTCTCGGGTAATCCAAATTTGTATAACCAAGGGGACATTGCTGTTTACACTAATAAAGTATTGAGGTCTTATCAAGACTTCAGAAACAACCCCACAGACTTTTAAATCCTAAAGTCTGGGACTAGCAAATCACTTGACTGAATCATTACTCGGATTACTCCATGGACACCATTAGAGACCTTTTGCAACCGATTGTTAACCCCATTGCCGATTATTTCGCTGGTTTAGGCATTCCTGAACCCATAACCCATTGGGGACATCCCCTAATGATGGGCATTGTCGTTTTTGTGTTAGGCACGTTTGTGGCCGTTGCTGGATGGCGCGGACGGAGTGCCACGGATGAAGAGGTAGCGACTCAAAATAAGCTCAATCACCGCAAACTGGCCCCATTTTTAACTCTATTCTTAGGCCTCGGATATACCGGAGGAGTTTTATCTTTGGTGATGCAAGGACAGCCTATTCTCGAAAGTCCCCACTTTTGGACGGGTTCAATTGTCTTAGTACTGTTGGGTCTCAATGGTGCAATTTCAATTACCAAATTTGGGGGCGATAATAAACCTTCTTTGCGTACCCTTCATGCTTATTTGGGTACGGCAGCATTGGCATTCTTGTTTGTTCATGCCTTTTTAGGTCTGAACTTGGGCTTATCGATTTAAGCCATAATTCTTTAAGTAGGGGTGGGAGAACTCTCCTCCCTACCATCGGCTTCCCAATTACCCTTCTGCGAGCGCGAAGCGCTATATTAATTGCCTTGACTGT
Protein-coding sequences here:
- a CDS encoding FAD-dependent oxidoreductase; amino-acid sequence: MNRIEERTVDILVVGGGTGGTCAAIQAARRGAQTLLVSEFPWLGGMLTAAGVSAPDGSELAAFQTGMWGALVRELTQKQPGGLDHNWVSLFGFNPQIGAQIFQDWVDALPNLDWIWGQTPLEVYRNGNCVTGVRFQSLRVNATLTLDGTELGDLLALADIPHRWGWELQAEWGEPSAPQEANELTQRYPVQTPTWVIHLQDYGEGVSAPDIPGSVTESVFAGAWENHGVEKFLSYGRLPNGTMMINWPIQGNDYGINLNRLIESPENQFTLLQEALEYSLNFGRTIQAQLGQRYGLAVNQFPVLDSTISPRSALLPQFQQGVALYPYFRESRRLKGQITLREQDILPQPDGNVAQLPRDETGAINSIVIGNYPNDHHYPGVDFRLAPKSLRWGGRWTGTPFTLPYGCLVPEEITGFLVCEKNISVSHIANGASRLQPVVMNIGQAAGMAAALCIERREDPHNLPVRVLQSALLTDKSAPAAVIPCFNLTHRSPDWQTWQFHYLEHGEKYPKTGYAPHTFSPVDLGTSCTDGLEVSGLFKRLEEQSYQLQVNAPAQWGGSTWRLITTEPLVNDAFEGLEDQQQICLRGRMNSAGGWIIVEEITDVFS
- the sbcD gene encoding exonuclease subunit SbcD; this encodes MIKVLHLSDIHLGSGLTHGRVNPKTGLNTRLEDFIRSLSYCIDRAIAEPVDLVLFGGDAFPDATPPPYVSQAFAGQFYRLVEANIPTVLLVGNHDQHAQGKGGASLSIYQTLGVPGFIVGDRLALHQITTAHGPIQVITLPWLTRSSLFTRPETQELSLSEINHQLIDRLRTALEAQIRRLNRDLPTILLAHVMVDNAHYGAERFLAVGKGFTIPLSILARPCFDYVALGHVHKHQILCEHPPVVYPGSIERVDFSEEKEQKGYILVEVDKGQANLEFSPLSVRSFKTIKVDLSQAEDPQEKLIHTLEKSSLQDAVVRLIYQIRSEQLDLIDSQQLHERLDVTHSYTIQPELVSQLSRTRLPELGQGKEVDPLSALQAYLDNREDLQELAPQMLDAAQELLISSNIVDS
- a CDS encoding pentapeptide repeat-containing protein, encoding MIKLKKTLAIALGVSIGFTTVAIAANPDHVTRLLNGGRTCQGCDLINADLSNITGRTVKGSQLRQSRLMNANLSNSNFEGAYFTCADLSNANLQEGKFQWSNFVDAKLQGVDLRGADLRNTDLTGADFTGAIVDNRIKLNGAKMPDGATIYQGDPETPEQMRKPVDLNTLDFQRAREERAKRRYCESTNNQ
- the msrP gene encoding protein-methionine-sulfoxide reductase catalytic subunit MsrP; amino-acid sequence: MTLIKVPQIWDIPDRQITPESVFMNRRKLLKGLMGAGITASLLPLTACGQQNQSSNMGSGYTTPEAIAQNPKFLKGDLEITPQSLSSKYNNFYEFGTTKSIQQAAQALPTENWKVEVGGLVKNPQTYDMDDLRNKFETEERVYRFRCVEAWAMVVPWLGFPMRKLIEAVEPTSEAKFVRFTSWYDKQISTGPSGNLFSPLPWPYTEGLRIEEMANELAFFATGIYGQDLPKQHGAPIRQVIPWKYGFKGAKSIVKIEFLDTQPATFWNTIDAKEYDFEANVNPDKPHPRWSQATERLISDGSAFSWPRQPTLHYNGYGEWVAHLYG
- a CDS encoding DUF4079 domain-containing protein; the protein is MDTIRDLLQPIVNPIADYFAGLGIPEPITHWGHPLMMGIVVFVLGTFVAVAGWRGRSATDEEVATQNKLNHRKLAPFLTLFLGLGYTGGVLSLVMQGQPILESPHFWTGSIVLVLLGLNGAISITKFGGDNKPSLRTLHAYLGTAALAFLFVHAFLGLNLGLSI